A region of the Callithrix jacchus isolate 240 chromosome 5, calJac240_pri, whole genome shotgun sequence genome:
cttttttttttcttaagatggagtttcacttctttttgcccaggctgaggtgcaatggtgcaatctcagcagcATTCAAGTTCAACACGGCAAGTTCCCTCTTTCCTGCAGAGGGAGGACCAGAAGGGAGCAGGAGATGGGGGAGAAGGGTGGGAGGTTGATGGTTTGAAAAAGCGATGGAGACCCAGACAGAGCAAAGCCAGCCAGCTACAGTAAGGGAACCAGCTTCTGCCCAGGAGAggcctggcctcagtctcccacccTCAGGGAGGTAGACGCGGCCTGTGACAGCAGCACAGCATGGCCGAGGGAGACAACAAGGGCTGGCCAGGCTACAGAGGGGCTTCCTGGGAGGGTCCAGCCACAGGAATCCTGAGCTGAGATTCTGGAGAtcttctccctccctgcagcTGTGGGCTGGGCCACTGAAACActttcagttttgtttccttgtctgCAAGAAACGAAACTCAGCAGAAAGACTGAGCAGAGAACAGAACATGGAAGAAACCTTCTTGCTGTGCAGGAACTGGTAAGAAACACCTTCTCCAGCGGCAGCCCCAGGCTGGATAATGAGAGCCATGGATGAGATAGGGCTGTTGCCAAAGGGAGGAGAAAAATGGTTCCTTCACTTAGGAGAACAAGCAGCTGGAGACCGTGGACCCCAAGGGTAGGAGGGTTTAAATTTAGTCATCTCTGGGTGAGGGTGAGCAGCATTACCTCCACTTCACTCCGTTTCCCCCAAATTTTAGGCTTTCAGGGACAATTCTGAAGCCAAATAGCCAGGACAGTTGGTTCCAACTGGGCTACTCATACTTGTGAGATCTTGGGTTCTAATCTGGGGTTCTGATTCTATGACCTTCACACCAGTCTGTGAAAGAAAGGGCcccacaggccaggtgcggtggcttacgcctgcaatctcagcactttggaaggccgagacagtcagatcatcaggtcaggagtttgagaccagcctgaccaacacggtgaaaccccgtctctactaaaaatacaaaaattagccaggcatggtagcacatgcctgtaatcccagctactcaggaggctgaggcaggtgaattgcttgggAGGTTACAGGTTCCCTCCCAGGGaactcctgggaggcagaggttacagtgagcagagatcgcgccactacactccagcctggcaacaaaatcagactctgtcaaaaaaaaaaaaaagaaagaaagaaagaaaggaaggaaggaaagaaagaaagaaagaaagaaagaaagaaagaaagaaagaaagaaagaaagaaagaaagaaaaagaaagaaagggcccCACAGAGATCCCCCAGGACTATTCTCACCCTCCTTGGAAAGGGAGCTATGGGACAGGGCAGGGAGGACAGAGCAGGGGGCTGGAGGACCACACCTCTAACGGTGGGCAGAATCTGCCCCATCAAAAATCCCCATTCTTAAAGTTCCCTACCTGTGACAGGGACCAGAGTGGACCCTCCCCAGGGAGCTTTGCTCCAACCAGACCCTTCAAGTTCTCTGGTTTCTCAGCCAGCCCAGGAGGAGCAGGGGGTCAAGGGACCAGGCCGGgaagaaaagaacagaggaagggaagaaggcacTACCTGTGTGCCCACTGCCTGGGCAAAGTGGAAGCAAAGAGCTTGTTCAGATCAAGAAGAGTGAGGCTTTGGCAGTCCCTCTCGGGGCACGTCCCATGTGCCAGGGACATAGACATGCGACTCTTCTCGCCCTCTGGCCTTTAGGGCTGTGGCCACCACATTTCCATTCTCCCGAGCTGCCACAAGCAAGAGCTGATGGAAatgaaaggtgtttttttttctttctttctttctttccttcctttttttttactttttttttttacttgagatggagtttcacttctttttgcccaggctggagtgcaatgactcaatctcagctcactgcaacctccacctcctgggttcaagtgattctcctgcctcagcctcccgagtagctgggattacaggtgtgtgccactatacccggctaattttttattttgtttagtagagatgaggtttcatcatgttggctaggctggtctcgaactcctgatctcaggtgatccacctgcctcagcctcccaaagtactgggattacaggcatgagccaccgcacctggccaaaaaaaaggGGGCCTTTCTCAGTGAAGAGGACGGTTAGAGAAAAACACCCTGCCCAGGAAGTGGGAGACTCAGAACCCTTCCTTCACTGTGGACTCCAGGAAGAACCTCGGAGCCTCTGTGGGTTAGCACAGGTGAACCTAGAGGCAGGAAAGACTTGGGAAGCTCTCGCTTTGGAGATTCTAGCAGTTGGCATGGTCCTGGCAGGAAGCATGAGCCTCGCAGGACTGCATTCCTAACACAGTGGATCAAACAGGggcagcagaaaacaagaaaaaaagcttcAAGAGAATTTGGCACTTCTCTCAAAGcatttaaattgaaataatttaattatttaaattatttacaatgaaatgttatttcattttaaaaacagcctTATAGAGGTATAATTGACCTACAGTAAACCGCACATTCAATAGCAATTGATAAGGTTGGGCCTATGTTATATACATCCGTGAAACACCATCCCTATAATTGAGATAATGAAGCTCCCCATCACCCCCAAATCTCCCCTGTGCCCCTTTTGTAATTCCTCACTCCTGGTCCTCCCCAGGCCCCGCCCCAGCAATGTAAGAGCTCTGTGGAACATCCTTACACTTATTCAATGATGATGTTCTGTTCTAATTTTGACCCAACACAGGGAGTGGGGGCAGGTGGTGTCATCATCATTACATGTTCAGTGCTTAAGTCCTCTGGAGATCTAGTCCCGGGTGGGAAATACAGCTCCATGTTTCATAATAGGAAAATAAGTCTATTTTCCTATCTCCCCTCCTTGACCCTGTAGCAAAAGAAAtgtatcctctgcccactttgcCCTCCACGAGGTGCACTGCCTGAGGTTCCTGGTCCTGTGCCCAGAGTGTGAGGAGCCTGTCCCCAGGGAAAAGATGGAGGAACACTGCAAGGGTGAGCACCAGCAGGTGAGCAGGTGGCAGGGAGGATGGAGTCCGGGAGTTGAGGTGAGGATGCCTGCAGGAGAGATGGGGCTGGGAGTTGGGGCAAGGGTCCAGTCCTCCCtgtgggagagatggggtctggGAGTCAGGGAGTGGGACCAGTCTTGCCTAcaggagagatggggtctggGAGTCGGGGTGAGGGTCCAGTCCTCCCTGCAGGAGAGATGGGGTCCaggagttagggttagggtccAGTTCCAGTCCTCCCTGcaggagagatggggtctggGAGTCAGGGAGTGGGTCCAGTCTTGCCTAcaggagagatggggtctggGAGTTGGGGTGAGGGTCCGGTCCTCCCTGAAGGAGAGATAGGGTCTGGAAGTCAGGGTGAGGGTCCAGCCCTCCCTGAGGGAGAGATGGGGTCCTGGAGTTGGGGCAAGGGCTGGGGACTTAAGGCAGGAGTCCAGTCCCCCAGGCAGAGACTCACTTGAGGGCCATGGGAAATCATTTAGTTCCTTCACAGGAAGCCGCATGGGCAGGAAATGTTAATCCTGCCTTTTTCATGCTAATCTGAGCCTACCACCAATTTTCCCATCTCCAGTCCTTTCCCTACAGGCTTATGGGTCTAGCATAGGCAAAAGGATCTGGTTTCAGGAAAGATTGGCTCTTCTCTTGAGACCCGTAAAGAGGGGACATGAAAAGGAAAGCCCCAGAAGGCAGTCAGGTTGAGCTTTGTTTCCTGCCTTTCATGTCCATGCCTCCTGGGCCCCTGATCTGTCTCTCTGGAGATACTCAAGCTCAGGCATCCATTTCAACTCAGACTGGTCTGACAAACACTTCTTGAACACTGGGCTGGCGCTAGAGAGAGACTGAGGTAACCACACTGGATCCCTGCCCTCTAGGAGTTCACAGACTCCAACCTGGAACACTGTGAGCCAACATGGATGTGGGACAGGCCCAGGGTGCTGGGTGGAACCCAcatctggggtgtgtgtgtgtgtgtgtgtgtgtgtgtgtgtggtgtgtgtttagGTTGGGTGTACGATGTGTCAGAAGAGCATACAGAAGTCCTCACTGGCGTTTCATGAGGTAAGACTTCATGTGATTTCTCCTTTACAGACAAATAGGCCAAcctgagaaaaggagaggaaggggaaaggggaggccGATAATAGAGAATTCCACCTGACCACTTTTTACACCCCATCAGGCTTAGAGAGCAGTGAAGAACTAGCCCACTACATGACACATGATCTCCTGTCCCCCAGATACTGGCCAGAAGTGCTTTCCATGGTCCATGAGTTCAAGAGAGCTCAGATCCCCCGAGGGCAGTCCCTCACTCTGGCCCTTCTCATCTGCTATCTCTTATTGGCTGTAATTCCCTAGGGAATTGGGCACAAGTCCTTGATCTGTCTGCAGTCAAAGAGGCCAGTGATCATGCCCTTCCTGCTGCCTCCCACAGGCCAAGGAGTGCCAGGAACACTCCGCTGAGTGTAAGTTCTGTGAGCTGGACATGCAGCTCAGCAGGCTGGAGCTCCACGAGTCCCACTGTGGCAGGCGGACGGAGCTTTGCCCAGGCTGTGGCCAGTTCATCACACGCCGGGTACTCACCGAGCACACACGTTTCTGTTGGAGTCAACAGGCCCAGCTCGGGAAAGGTGAGCACACAAACTGGGGCAGAAGagagacattctgagggccagagCATTTTCTGGATGGGATGTGAGGAATGGAAGCTCTCAGCAGCATGGATGACAAGTGTATTTGCTGTGTAGGTCTCAATTCATCCAGCTATTCTCATTCTAAACCATGCATTAGAGTGGCCTTCCTGTCTGTCTGCCATAGTCTTCAAATGACTGGTCCAGGGAGACCAGGGGGCTGGGGCTAGAGCCTGCCAGCTGCAAAGTTGAGTAAGGAGGCCATGGGGAGTCCCAGGAAACAGGAGGCTTTCTTTGAATGCCTCCAGCACAGTCCTAGCCTGGCAGAGATCCATTGATTTCTcatccttttacagatgagaaatctaCACACAGAATAAAGCAGGGGCTTGCTAGAGGCAGAAATAAGACTGGACTTTCACATTTTCCACCAAATCTAGGGCTTTTTCCATTATCAGTAATGGCCAGAAGGGACCTAGCTATAACTCCTGGCCTTGGAGCCTATGTATTGGCTCCCTGGTACCATTTTATGTTCCCTTGACTCACATACCTCTTTACAAGGGTATATTTACTGTCACTGTCACACAGTCATTAATGTGACAGATCCTTTGCTGTCTTTGCTGGTTGTTTTGGTAACATGGTAACATAAGAGACAGCCTAAAACTCCCCAGACAGTTCTCTCCTGATAAACAATCTACCCAAGGTCAAAACTGGccaatgaaaaactgaaaagtgTGAGATTCATGTACATTTCCTTCATCCAGCATGGCTGGATTTCAACAGAACCAAACACAGTCTTCAACACAACAATCAACAAAGATGCGTTCAACCAACACCTGGTCCAATCACAGAGCCTGGAAACTGGTGGGATGAAGAGCAGTTAGATTGGAGAGGATTGGCATCCCTGGCTAGAGTTCCATTCATCCCCATAGAAAGCAGTCCCGCTCCGGAAGATGTCTCTCCATCAGGGTCACTACTGCCCTAAGTGCACATCTGTGGCCATAAAGGAAATGATGTGAGTGACTCTGCCAAGAGTTGCCTGTGTAGTCAAGGATGCCAGCAGTGCAGGAAAGTCAAAGCCAGACAGGCCTGGGGGCAGTTCATGCTCATGAGTACGGGCCATATAGACAGCTGTGGGCGAGCTGGGCTAGCCATCGTCAAGGGCAATCATTTGTGGTGTTGTTTCTGTGCTTATTCAGGGGAAAGAATTTCAGCACCTGAAAGGGAAATCCACTGTCATTATTGCAACCAAATGATTCCAGAAAATAAGTATTTCCACCATATGGTGAGTAGCAGTTAGTAATTTTCTAATGGTGCCAATAGTTAGTCCACATTCTGAAAAGTAGGATAGGAAAGGCAGATTCTGGGCCCAATTTTGCGTAGCATGAATATTaaatgatcatatatatatatatatatatatatattttttttgctttgttcaaAAAGATATTTTAGTGACTAGCTTAGGCTAATCGAGCACACACAATTGGTCTTCCTTTGTGCCCAGCCCTTCAGGGGgcctccctcaccactcctaaTACCCGCGATCACCTCTGACCATCTCCAACCTTCATGACCTGGACATTGCAATTTGGTCCTCAGTAGGGCCTGTCTTACTGTTTTCTGTCCCATGTAGGAGTCTTCTCTATTAAACTGTGAGCTTCCTGCAAAACTGAATGACTTTTCCCATTTTCCTGGTATCAGGGCTTGGTGCAAAAAGGGTACTCTGTAGAGATGCAGTCATTGGTTGACTGACGGGCTGGTTCTGTCTGGGAACACTCAGACTCTTCCCTCCATAGCCCTAAGCGCCTTTTCATGCATTGCTGTGCCAAGTTGCTCCCTTCTTTCGGACAGAATGGAGCATTTTTCCTTTGGGAAACTTACCAAGGCTTCTCTCCAAGGAACTCATCTCCTTGGACAGAAAGTTGTTTACTTTCTTAACACTTCAGTTCCTAGAACTACAGAATATCAAAACtaaagcagccatagaaaggattcagctctttgcttttttgttttgttttgtttttactagtGTGGGAAACCACATATAATGTAAAACTTGCCACTACTTTTGAGACAGTTGGTACATTCAGAATGTTGTGAATCTAgttctagaatattttcatcatcccaaaaagaAATGCTGTGCCCATTTGCAGATACTATCCATTCCTCCATCTTCCCAGTTcctggcaaccattaatctactttccatctctatggatttgtctattctggatacTTCACATCGATGGAGTCATATAACATGTGGTCTTATGTAACcatcttctttcacttagcataacgttttcaaggttcacccatgttgtggTTGTAACACATATCATATCAACACTTTATTCCTtttaatggactttttttttttgagacagggtctcactctgtcacctaggctagagtgtagtggcacaatcttggctgactgcagcctctgcctcctgggttcaagctattctcctgtctcagcctcctgagtagctgggactatgggtgcctgTCACTGCGCCtgtctaaattttgtattttttttaagtagagatggggttttagtacgttggccaggctggtctcaaactcctgacctcaggtgatccacccacgtcggcctcccagagttAATAGCCTTTTTATGGTCATCCTACATTTTGTTTCTCTACTTGTTGAtaaacatttgaattgtttccaccTTTCAGTGTgctttttgaagtggagtctgtggaccagcagcatcagcatcacctggaatcctgttagaaatgcagaatctcaggccctcCCCTTAGAAATGCTAAATCAGAATATGCAGGGTCACATGATTTCACAGGCATTTCAAGTCTGAGAAGCACTGTCCCAGCCACATGATTCTCAGCCTCAGCTGTACATGGAAATCACCTATTGATTTGTTTTCCTCAGTACTGATATCTGCTAGATTCTATAAGTGGTCCATGTCTTCTATTTGAATGAGAAGACACTTGGTGAGCACAAAAACAAGAGTGAAGCTGACCACTTCCCTTCAAATGTTCAGCCTGGCAACCAAGGCACCTACATACTTATTTGAAGGCTTCAGGGAGGTGGGGAGCTCTAATACACATGGAACTGTGCTTAGAAACTCTGAATTTTAGTTCTGCTCTGCCCCTTACTGGCTgtgtaacctctctgagcttcttttttcttttgaggaaaatggggataatggtTTGTTCAGGAAAATAAGACATTCACGATCAGCCAACACCAGATCTACCTCCTTGGCAGCATCCACACTCACTTACTTTGCCTTCCCACCTCTCAACCATAGAGGATCTTTCTATGTTCCTATCTAAAGCCTATCCCCTCCCACTGGTTGGTATACTATATCCTCTTTTATCGCCTACACAAGGTCACACAAGGTTATTGCTACActgctccagcaattctcccctCTCTGTCCGGCAACAGGGAGCGGTTAAACGAGCTGTACACATAAGCAACAACAAAGTCTCAAAACTCTAGGAGGTCCTAACATTTGTTATGATAAGTTTTTAAAGGGCTGCCACTCTTGAATATTTAGATGTCAATGGTGAATCTTTGGCCTTGCATGAAAAGAATCtttttgaatttgaaaattaAGGACGGAAATCATGTATATTAGGTGGTTTTGTGGTCTTCagtctttaactttttattaacatgacccaaaaccagaaaaacataAAGTACTTCTGACACCATTTCCTACAAGCTACCATCTTGTTTCTTTGTTCCCCTCTGTAGAAAAACATTTGAACCAGTTGTCTCTAGTCACGGCCTCcatcttttcttctcccattctTATTCCCACTCCAATCTGGCTCTTATGCCCACCCCGCCCAATGTTACCAAATCTGCTCTTGTCAAAATCAATTACATCTGCATTCCTAGGTCCAGTGCTTAGTTCTCAGTTCTCAATTGATGGGGAGCAGTTACTGCTCATCACTCTCTTCCTCAGTGCACTTTCTTAGCCTCCAGGGTACCACACTCATTCTTTACCTCTCCAACCTCTTAATTTTGGGGGGAAGTAGGGCTCAGTCTCTGGTCTCTTCTTTACCTATATTCACTGTCTTGATATTTCATCCAAcctcctgatttttatttttatttatttatttttcctcctgacttttaaaaatgtcatatgTAGTCAGACACTTCCAAATTTATATCTTAGTCTGGGCTTTTCTCCCCAAACTCTAGATTTGCATGTTACTATTTACTGCATCTTCACTTGAATGCTTGATAGATATCTTAAATATAATACATCTGAAATGGAATCCTCTGTCCCACAGCTTGGCCCATCTCAGTTGATGGCAACTCTATCCTTCCAGTCGTTTAGGCCAAAATCTCAGGTTCACTCTCAACTTCTCTTTCCCTCCGTGTTGCTACCCTAGTGTGAACCATCATCTTCTCAAGCCCAGATGCTGCAGGAGTCTCCTAGGTGGTCTCCCTACTTCTCACTTTTCCCCTACAGTCTATTCTCATCACAGTGGTCAACGTGATCCCTTAAAAATACAAGTCTTGTTTGGCTCCTCTGTTTAGATCTCTATACTCattctttccccattttatgCAAACTCAAAACTACAATAGCCTTAGAGATCTATGTCACCTTTGCCTCCCTTCCTACCTCATCACATCTTTGATCTCATGTACTACTCCTGTTCAGCTCACTGGCCTCCTGGTTGTTTCTTGAGCATACTATGCCCTAGCCTTTTCTCTAGCTACTGCCTCTGCCTAGGAGCTACCTCCTTACCTTCCCCACCTTATTCCCAGAGCTAACTTTCTCACTTCTCCCAAGTCTTTGCCCAGATGGCACCTTCTTAAGGTGATATACCATAACAATCTGTTTAAAATTGCAACTCCCTCTCCATCACATATTCACCACCCCCTGGCcttcttctattattttttcatagcCTTTATAAACTTCTAACATA
Encoded here:
- the XAF1 gene encoding XIAP-associated factor 1 isoform X2; protein product: MEETFLLCRNCKRNVSSAHFALHEVHCLRFLVLCPECEEPVPREKMEEHCKGEHQQAKECQEHSAECKFCELDMQLSRLELHESHCGRRTELCPGCGQFITRRVLTEHTRFCWSQQAQLGKGERISAPEREIHCHYCNQMIPENKYFHHMGKCCPDSEFKKHFPAGKPKILPSSLPSQAAENQTSAMEKDVRPKTKTIKRFILHSESSSKKTPRGKSKTLDPLWMSEPKPRTTSPIEDEAAYDILKRCSQCGILLPLPILNQHQEKCCWLASSKGK
- the XAF1 gene encoding XIAP-associated factor 1 isoform X1 yields the protein MRAMDEIGLLPKGGEKWFLHLGEQAAGDRGPQGKRNVSSAHFALHEVHCLRFLVLCPECEEPVPREKMEEHCKGEHQQAKECQEHSAECKFCELDMQLSRLELHESHCGRRTELCPGCGQFITRRVLTEHTRFCWSQQAQLGKGERISAPEREIHCHYCNQMIPENKYFHHMGKCCPDSEFKKHFPAGKPKILPSSLPSQAAENQTSAMEKDVRPKTKTIKRFILHSESSSKKTPRGKSKTLDPLWMSEPKPRTTSPIEDEAAYDILKRCSQCGILLPLPILNQHQEKCCWLASSKGK